The following is a genomic window from uncultured Methanobrevibacter sp..
AATCATCTGAATTGACGCCCATTTCAATTAACTTTTCACCTATTTTATTTGCCACATAAGCGGATTCGGCATAACTGTAAGCTCTATCCTCCATGGATATAAGCTTATTGTTTGGATTTTTCGCCAGATTATCATTGAATGCATCTAAAACATCCCCGTATTCCAGATTATGCTCTGTCTGATTATATAAATCCAATAGTTCAATATCATCTTCAGAGGTATAGTTTATGTCTTTTAACTCTTTAACATCAGTTATTTCATGCAATATTAACTTGAATGATTCAACAAAATGTTTGACGAAACTTTCTGAGTATAACTCTGAATATAAAAGCCTTACAGTGAATCTGTTGTCATTGTTAAAAATGAAAAATGATAAATCAGCAACCAAATCGTGGTCCAGCTCAGAAATGTTATAATTATAATCATTATTGATTACGTTGCTGAAAAGATTATGGGAGTACTGGAAGAATATATTTGAATTTAAATCATATTCCTTGGCTAAAACACGGAAAGGATACAAATCATACTTCATTACAGAATTAATTAAACCTGATGAATATCTGAAAAATGAATCAGTGTCCTGATTTCTGCAGTCCATAAGAACAGGCAGTGTTTTAACAAACATTCCTACAGACTCGGACAGGTCAATATGGCCTCTGCCGTCCTCAACAAGATTGAAGAGAACTTTTTCAGAGCCTGCAAATCTGGATAACGTGTATGCAAAGACACTGGCGAAAAACTGATTGTATGTTAGTGAGTGATTTTGCATAAACTCTTTTAAGGATTCCACATCAATATCAAAAGTGTCAATAAATTCGGACTCGCTTTTTTCAGTTTTCTTTGAAGGCAGCAGTTCATAAACTTCATCTCTATCTGCCAGCATTTCGTCAAAGAATTTCTGAGCATTGTCCATATAGATTAAATCTAAGGATTCTTCAAATGATGTTTGTCTTAAAATTCCATTATCGGTGTTGAATTCATCGCCGTTTAAAAAGGATGTAAACTTGTCTAAAAGAACATTCAGTGAAGTACCGTCAAAAATCAAATGATGAAAATCAGCGCATAATATGACGGATTCGTTATCTTCTACAATTAAAAATCGGGATAGTGTTTTGTCAGTATCAAACGCTTTTACAAAAGAATCCATATCCTTTATAGATCCTTTTCTAATCTCGGGATTTGCATCAAATGCCAAGGATAAAACGTCTCTATTTACAACACGGGCTTTCAAAACAGGAAACGCTTCAAATAATTTTATTAATGCATTTTTAATTTCACCGGCGGAATATCTGTTTTTGAAAGCTATTTTAAACGGATTGTTATATGCCGTACCCATAGAGTTAATGTTTTCATCAAGATAAACGTTTAACTGTGATTCAGACAGCGGACATGACTCATCAAAGGAATATTTGTCTTCATCATAAGATGTGTGAACACCTAAATTGAATTTAATGTTATCTGAAATCTCCTGAGGTGTGGAAAGTGCAATCAGTTCATTTGAAGAGAAATGAATGGCGAATTTTTCTTTCAATAACAGCTGCAGTTTCATTGCAGATAATGAATTTCCTCCCATGGAAACAAAATCATCGTCAATTAAAACATAATCAGCATTTAAAACTTCCTTAAAAGCGTCAACTACAGATGCGAGAATTTCATCTGCAATTTCTATATCCTCATGATTTAAAACTGTTTTTAATGCAGATTTATCAATTTTTCCGTTGAGATTTAAAGGAATTTTGTCTAATTTAATAAAAAGAGACGGAAGCATATAGTAAGGCAGTTCATTTTTAAGTTCCTCTTTCAGCTTTTCGATATCAAAATCATCTTCTGAGGTATAATATGCGATTAAATTATCCTTTTCCACATCAATATAAACGTCGGTAATTTCATCAAAGTTATCTATAACATTTAATATTTCACCATATTCAATACGAAAACCTCTAACGGACAGCTGGTCATCTTCACGGCCTATAATTTCAATTTCACCGTCAAAGTTATAAAATCCGATATCTCCTGTACGATACATTATTTCATTGTCTTTGCATGTGGAATAGGGGTTGGCTACAAAAACCTCTTTGGTCATCTCAGGATCATTTACATATCCCGGACTTATATATTTGCTTGAAACGCATATTTCACCCGGAACTCCAATTGGCATCTGCCTATTGTTTTTATCAAGAATATAAACCCAGGTATTGCTTACCGGCCGGCCAATCGGCACTCTGTCCGGTTTAATATCATTCAGATTATAGACTTTTGTAACACCAAAAACAATTTCGGTAGTTCCGTAAAAGTTAATTATCTGTGTGTGGGTATCTTTTTTAGTCAGTTCATTTAATTTTGCACCTGCAAAAACAAGATAATCCAGATTTATATCCTCATTTTCAAAAATAGGAATGCCTACACTTGGCGGTAAAAATATATTGTTCATATGAGTTTCTTTAAGGGTTTTTACCAGAGCTAAGCTGTCTTTCTGTTCTTTTTCATTGAATATTCTGCAGCATCCGCCCATGAAAAATGTTACGTAAACCAGGCATGATGCAATAAAACTGAAACTGAGATAACAGCCTGAAACATCACCATATGAGAAATTAAAGGTGTTTTTAAATGAAACGCATAATCCCGGATACTGACTGTTTTTAATCATTACTCCTTTGGGAATGCCTGTAGTTCCTGATGTAAATGCGATGAAAAACAAGTCTTCTGCGTCACATGTGATTTTTAAATCAACATCATCATCGTCATTTAACTCTTCAATGCAGATTGTATCTATTTTAAAATCATACAAATCCTTAAATTCTTCAGTGGTAATGATATAATCTGCATCGGCAATTTCAAGCATATGTTTTATGCGTTTGAGTGGATATATAGGGTCGACTGGAATAAATGCCGCTCCAATTTTATTTAAGGATATGGCAAGTTGCGGAAAGTGATAATTGCGGGGAAGAATTAAAGCAACACGGCTTCCCTTGCAAATATTGTAGTTTTCTTTTAAATCATATGCAATGGAATTGGTGGATTTTTCAAGCTCTCCGTAAGAAATTTGAGTGTCACCGTCATCTACAGCCATGGCTTCGGGATTGTTCAGTGCATGTTTTCGAAAGATTACTGAGAAAAAATCTTCATCATTGACATCAGCAGTCATTCCCCTGCAGTAATCTGAAAGCAGTGTTTTTTCTTCATCTGAGAGAACATCAATCTCAGATAATGGCTTATCATGTGAATTTAAAACTTCATTGATCAGTGATTCAATATTTTTTACCATATGCTCGATGTAAATGTCTGAAAAGAGATCAGCGTTATAAACGAGTTTAATGGAATTTTCATAAATGTTCAATGTTAAAGCTGAACCGTCGCCGTTGTAAACTTCAATATTTTCATTAAAATTGCTGAAGTCATAAACAGAATAGTAGACATCTTCATCCAGATAATTGTCCGTATTAACTTTAGTGTGACTTAAAGCATTGTTAAAAGACAAATTGAATTCATCTAGAAGCTCATCGAAGGAAAACTCATTGTCTGTGTGTATTTTCAATATGATATTTTTATCAAATATGTCTGAGCCGGATTTGCTGCGGGGATTGACAGTTTTAATAAAACATCCTTCAAGTCTGTCCACGTAAGAGAGATACAGTGAAAATATGCTTGCGTAAAAATCAAATACCGAACATTCATGACTGTCAGTATAAGAAATTACTGAATCTTCTGGGATAGTGATAATCCTGCTTTTATAATTGCTTTTGTTTAATTTGTAGAATTTAAGATAACTGCTTGAATCAGTAATCTGCTTCTGCCAGTAATGTGAATCATTATCAAAATCAGGGGAATTTAAATAATCATTAATAGAACTATAATAGGAATTCAAATCATTGTATTTGTGAGATTTATTCTGTTTATAAAATAACTGATAAAAATCATTTATTGATGTATAGTCAAATATTAATGATGAAATATTTGCTAAAAGTGTTAATTTTTTATTATTTTTTAAAACCAGGAACTTATAGAGAGGAATATCGATAACATTGTAAAATGCAGAACTGAAAAATGAAGATTTAATATTTTCAACTGCTTTATTTTCCAAACCGGAAACGTCAGTTATCTCATAATCAATTTCCTCATCACTATTATATGCATTAAAATTTTCATCAAATTTCCAGTTTAAAAAACTTTTAGAACTTTTTAAAACATCGTCAAGTGAAGAAAATTCATATTCATCAAAATTTAATAAAAATTTAATATCACAATATTCCATTAAAAATTCCCCACTAATAACAAACGATTTTTTGAATAATAAATATTTTAAATTTTACAATACTTATAAAAAAGTATTGCAATGCTATAAACTGTTCATATTTATATAAAATCATATATTTATAATCATTCATGAAACTTAATTTTTACATTATTCTAGGGTTTTTCATAGTGAGGTTTAAAAAATTTCTTCAGGTAAATTTTACTTGTAAAACAGGTCAAAAACCATAATGTTTATATAGTAGTAAAATCATAATATTAAGTAGACGACAAAAATTTAAGATATAATTTAACCACGCCATTAATATTGATGTAACTTGACTCTATACGAAATCTTTCTAAAAATATTGAAGGAGTTGATAATAATGCCACAAGTGAAAAAAACTACTGCACGGAGCGTAGTATTCTTTTAAACTCATCCGGTTGTTCACCAAACAGCCTGCCAAAATTTTAGTACTCAGCCGTAAAGCTAAAAATAACTGTCATCATTTAGAGGAAAAAATATGGAAATTAGAAGAGATAATAATATTGATGTAAGAAAAACCGTCACTAAAGCCGTAAACAACGATATGGAGTTTCATTTCTTTGTAGATGAACTCACTGAAAACAACTACATGCCAACTTATGCAGGATTTGCTGATGAAAAATACACATTTGATGAAATTAACGATGAATTCTTTGATTTTATCAACCGGAAAATCGCAGAAAACGGAGTGTATTTAAGAATCTGCTATCTTACAGGTGAAATTTCAGGAGATGAAGCCCTATTTCAAATTGAAATTGCAGGTAAGTCTTTAACTTATAAAACATCTGATGTGGATGAGGTTCAGGTAGTTGAAATGGCAGACTACGGTATAAAAATCACTGATTCAGAAATCATCCTTGGCACAACCGTTGACGGAGGATGCGGTCAGACTCCATACTTTGCTGAATTCGGATCCAAAAAAGGCAATGAAACCTATCTGTCAGTGGACAATCCATTAAATAAGTTTATAATCACTCTGATTAATGAATTTCTTGATAATTTTTAAAACAGGAGGTGGTAACGTTCATTTTTAAATTTTAATTTTTAAATGACTGTTAAAATTTTTTAAGTTAATCATCGAGGTTTAAATGAGTTTGGATTTAGTTAAATACACAGAAGAGATTGTTGAGTTTATCAATGCAGAGACATTAAAAGCTATTGATTGGGGAATCCTTGATTTAAGTCATGTAAAAAACATGGAACTTAAACGTGTGCTCCTTTTTGTTGAAGAGGCTTTGACAATGGAGCTTGAGAAAAACTACCTTGAAAATGACACAGGCATTTTTCGGGTAAGTCTTAAAGAAAACCTGTGGGTATATGAGGACAGCGAAGGAGTAATCGAATCCGATTGTCTTTTAAAGCTGAAAAAAGAGGTTATTAAAGAGAATAAAATCTGGTATGTATTTGACGAACTTTCATATGAAATAATAGGAGGTAAATGTGTTAAACGTTAGGGAATTGGTAAAATATGTATTTTTGGTAGGATATCTTTTGGTTTGCATTGTATTTGCAAACACTTTAATGTGAGGTGTATTGTATGGTTAGTTGCCCAAATTGTGAAGAAAAGTCAAGAGACACTTTTAAATATTGCAGGAAATGCGGATCTGCGCTCAATGGAGAAGTTGTTGGAGATTTCAAAACAGACATGCTTAATGTATTCAGGCATGATGACGGATATATTTACGTCTTTGCCGTTAAAGGAAATCAGGAAGTCATAAAAGCCGATACTTTAGAGGAGCTTGAAGAGAAAGTCCGTGATAAGAAATATCCGTGGGAGTTTAGAGACTGGAAAAACAGCATCACACATTCAAAGCCGGAAACCCATCCGTCTCCCAAGTTCACCACCAGCTTTCTTAAGGCAAGCAGCTTAAAGGAGCCTGAAATCATTCCAACATCATCAACAAGGCAAAACGTCCAGAAGGATGATGATGAAAGTTATGTTCCGGATTATGAAGTTTCACGTGTTGTTGAAACTTCAACTGACTTTTCCAATGTCAAAGCCAAAAGAAATCCCAACAGGGACTCAACAATTGCAGAAAGTGAAATATCAACCGAGTTCGGCATTAGGGGAGTATTCAGACACGACGGAAAATGGGCGTTTCGAACCGATGAAACCTCATATGCAATCCATGACGATACCCTTAAAGGCCTTAAATTAAAAGTTGAATCCAAAGGCTATGGCTGGCAGATTACAGACAGTGACCTTGCTGATGCATACTTTGATGAAGAAAAGCTAAAATCCAGGTTGAATGATGAGAGAATCCTTAAGGAACGAGAAGAAAACGAGGAATTCTGGCAGGAAAAACAGAAACTGGTTAAGGAGTTTTCCAAAAAAAGACAGGAGGAAATCGAAAAGAAACTGACCGATAAGAACATGGACAATATGCTTAGATAATCACTCTGACATCCGTTGGCTGCAAGTTTTTTTTTAGTTTTTTCATTTTCACTTAGCTTATTTTTCTTGCAGCCGGCAGTAATATTAATTCAACAAAATCTTTTTATCTATTTTTGATTAATATATTTATGATGAATCCGCTTAACATTCCCGATGATTATCTGATTTCAGATAACGAAGACAAAATAACATATAGCTTTAATCTGACAATAGTGACTGGTGAAGATAAGGTTAAATTCTGCATTAATGACTGCGAAACTTCTTTTATGAATCCTGATGACAGATTTATCCGTCGTATTCAATTTGAAAATCTCAATTTCTGCTTTCTGGCACAACACATTGAACATGAAATCAGAATCAAAAACATTTTAGATGATGCAGTAAGCTATTTGGGTCATGAAAAATACTCAAAGGCCATAGCTCTTCTCGATGATGTAATATACTATGATTCAGATTATGCTGAGGCAATACTGTATAAATCAAAGGCATTCTATGGTCAGGGACATTTTGTAAAATCCCTCAGGCACTATAAAAAAGCCGTTAAAGCAGACGGATCTCTAAAAGACATTGAATATCACAAACTGCTTTTGAAAAAGTCTTCACAGGAAAGGGACAATTTCCCGAAAATCAAAAGAAATATCTATGCGGGAGATGAGTATTTTGCAAAAGGAGAGTTTAAAAAAGCATTGGAGTCCTATGACAAGGCACTGGTCAATCCGACCAAATTCAAGGATAAGATTCTCTCAAAATTGTTGAATAAAAAGGCAACTGCTCTTCTAAAACTGGAAAAACGTGAAGATGCACTTGAGTGCTTTAAGAGGTCTTTTAAAATAAACAGAAATGACTATGCCAACTTTAACATCGGCATTTTGGAATATGAACTGAATGGATGTGTACCTGATGAGTTCAAAAAGCCATTGAAAATATCAAAAAGCCAGCTGATTAAAAAGGCATCTGTCCTCAATCAGGCCGGTGAATTCAGTCTTGCTTTAACATGCCTTGATGAGTATTTTGAAAATCAGTTTTTTGTGGATGAGATATATATCAAAGCATTGAAATTGAGATTATCTCTTCTAAAAGCTTTAGAAATGGATACTGATGATTGTGAACGGTTAATTTTTTCTTTAAATAAATATTTTAATAGATGATTGTCATTTTTTAAGTTTAAAAATTATGTCTTGATTCTACATATTATGGATTTGTTGCAGGTTCAATTCATGACCTGACTCTATAGTTGACAACTTTTCAAAATATGATTAACTTGATATGGATTTCCATAATCAATTTCTAATTTTTTTAATATCAATCAGCTATATTCATTTAAGGACTAATAATTTCTATAAAAAATATATTGTATACACTTTTAATCAATCATATCTTCAATTATTCGAAGGCTTAAATCAATCAGGATTTCTTATTGATTGGTGTAATTGTTATTAAGATGACAGTACAGATATATGAACAGGTGAGAAAATGGATGAATCAGAATTGGAAAAGCTAAAAAAGGAATCTGAAGTGGACAATTCACGTCTTGAGGAGATAATGACTCGTGAGATAACACCTGAAATGCAGATGGAATTTTTTGAAGTACTTAAGGAGTCCCGACTTTTCATGCCTGTGACCTTCAGCGAAAACATCTTCAAAGGCATTGAAAATGCAAAGGAAGGGGATGTTATTGAAAGTAACGGATCTGCAGGCTTTGACATCAACTATCTGACAGACAATGATGGAAACAGGGCTGTGCCTCTTTTTACAAGCAGCGAAAAAATAGAGGAAACTGGAATCAGAAGCTCAGTATATGTGCTGTACATGTCTGATCTGGCAGAAATGCTAAAACAGACTGACAGATACACTACAGTTGCCATAAATCCCCTGACAGACCATGACATCTTCATTCCTATTGAAGGATTTCTCTCAATATTTCATGAGATTTCCGAAGATGAGGAAAAATTCATGAAATCAATCAGTGAGCTTCTTGAGGTTCTTGAAAAACATTCCGTAGAACTTGAGGAAAACTCAACACTTATACTTAGAAATGATGAGAATCTGATGGTTGAAAATGCAGAAGATGGAGTTTTCACTGCAAGAGTGCCGTTCTATGCAAGCAGCAATCCGAAATATCGTGAGGATTTGAAATATACAAATATTCTTCTCATGCCAAAATCCAAAAAAATCCTGCCGCTGGGACCTGACCGTGAACTGGACATAGTTATAGCTCCAGGAACACAGTTTAAGCTTGAAGACCAGCTTGATGAGTTTACAAGCCTATGGATGTGCGGTGACCAGCCATTTTATAATGACTGATTTTTTTTACTTTTTTTTATTTTTCTTGTTAAAAATTATACGAACAGTTCTATTTTTCACTAAGATTAAATACTATTAAAGATATACTAAAATTATAATAGTTATATTGTTCAATTTAGGGGAGGTGAACAATTTGATTAGTGAAGACAATGGAGCTGCTAGAACAATACTGATTGTTGAAGATGAATCCATCATTGCTTTAAACCTTAAGTATGATCTTGAGGATTTGGGATATGATGTTATCGGCGTTGTTGATACTGGTGATGATGCAATCGATAATGCAGTTGAATTCCGTCCTGATTTGACTATTATGGACATAAATCTTAAGGGAGATATTAACGGTATTCAGGCAGCCAAAAAGATTCTTGCACTGGACCTTGCAGTCATTTATCTGACTGCAAACACAGATGATATCACGTTCAATGAATCGTTGTCGACGTCTCCGGCATCTTCATTCATTCCAAAGCCGTATGACATAAACACGTTATCAAAAAATGTTGCTCTGGCTATAAACAGACAGTCTGTTGAATCAGAAAAGGTAAATGAAGCAAGAGGAATAGCCAAGGACAAGGATGCTCCTAAAGAGGAAACACTTCAGCTTGAAGGTGGTGAAAGTGAACTTCTGGAGTCCGGGGATGAAAAAACAGATTATCAAAATTATCTTCGCTACGCTGATTTGCAAAAGAAGGCAAAAGAGGAGTATCAGCTATCAGACAATGCAATAAGACACTACAAATCAAAAGATCCTGATTCAAAGGAAAAAATCATAGTGGTTGAAGACGAGGCAATCACTGCCATGAACCTTAAGTATGATCTTGAGGATATGGGTTATGAGGTTCTTGACACAATTGATACCGGTTCTGAAGCAATCGAAAAGGCAGAGGAACTCTATCCTGATTTGGTTTTGATGGATATTCAGCTTAAGGGAGATATTGACGGTATTGAAGCTGCCAAGGAAATAAGTGAAATGGGTATTCCTGTTGTATTTCTGACTGCAAACACTGATGATGACACATCATTCAAGGCACTTAAAACCGCTCCTTACGGATATATTCCAAAGCCATATTCGCTCCAGCAGCTTGAAATGACAGTTGCAGTAGCATTGAGAAAGCATGAGGAAGACATAAAGACAATAATCAAAACAGAAGACAAGGTTTCAGAAAAAAACAAGGAACTCATAATTGAAAAGACAGATGTGGCCATAATAGTCGGTATCAGCATAATTCTCATTGTTGAAAGCCTTATCATGAGAAACGTCACATGGCTTCAGTGGATTTTATTCATCCCGTCAGCAATCATGATATTTTTGGCATTGGTCAGTCTCAAAAAGCAGGATCCTGTCAAGGAATGGGACGTTCCTCCATTCGTTACACTTATTGTTCCTGCACACAATGAAGAGCACACAATTGCCGAAACTGCAACCAGCCTTGCATCAATTGACTATTACTACAACGGAGAGGTCAACTTCGAGCTCATCGTATGTAACGACGGGTCTGAAGACAGAACAGGTGAAGTGCTTGAGGGGCTGAAGGACAAGTTTCCTCATCTAAAAATCATTACCCGTGTGCCTCCACGTTCCGGAAAGGGTAAAGGTTTTGTTTTAAATGATGCTCTTGAAATATCCAAAGGTGATGTTGTAGCAGTATTTGACGCAGATGCAAAGGTTGAGCCTGATTTTTTAAATATCATCATACCTTACCTTAACGATCCTGAAGTTCAGGGAGTGCAGGCACGTATCAAAATGTATAATAAGGATGAAAACTGGCTTACCTACATGCAGCATGTGGAACTGGCCGGTTTCGGAAACATCGTCCGTGCAAAGGATATACTGGGCAAGGCCGGATTTTTAGGAGGAAACGGTCAGCTGGTTAAAAAGGAAGCTATCTACGGCGGTGGAGGCTGGGACGGTTTTGCAATTACAGAAGATTTGAATTTAAGCGTAAAACTAATGATAGAAGGTTATGCAATCAGGTACTGCGGTGAAACATGGGTTTACCAGGAAGCGGTTCCTACATGGAGACAGCTTTTCCGTCAGCGAGCCAGATGGGCTATCGGAAACTTTGAAACTCTATTTATTTACGGAATTAAAATCATACGCTCTCCGATGCCAGTATTCAGAATGTTCGGAGTTTTAGAACACGTTGCATTCTACGGTCTTAACATGCTTGTGTTTTTCGGATTTATCGTATTTGCAGTCAATCTTATCGGATGGTTCCTTCTCCATAATGTGACAATAATAAGAATGGATGCTCCTTTAATTATCGGAATTCTTTCAGCATTCGGATTTTTCCCTGGAGCTGTTATCACCTTGAGCCGTGACAGGGTAGGGTTTTTCAAGCTGATTTATGGAGTTGTAGGATACTGGCTTTACTGTTTCCATTTAATTCCATTGTTTTTCATAACATCCTATCAGATGCTTACAAGAAAGGAAAGAACCTGGGCAAAAACAGTCCACACAGGTGATGATGAAGTTGAAGACGCAGTCGGTGAAGACATTCCAGTCGGTGAAATAGGAGAAAGCGAGGCGTTAAGATGAATAAAAGAGAAAGGTTAGCTTATATTATACTGATAATTGCGCTTCTGGCAGTTGTGGTTAATTTAGGTTCCATCAACAGTTTTTTAAGTTTCCAGACAGACAAAACTCTTCAGTTTCATGATTCAATCTATGTGGTTCCGGACCACTGGAATACAACTGATGAGCTGAACATGACCGGCAAAAGCGGAAATGCAATGACAAACGGCTATGTAATATTTGATGCCTGGGATGACTGGCCTGAAGACCATATGGGTCCCCAGTCAAAGGCCCGGCTGGCATCGATGGAAGACGGAGGATATAAAACCGTAAAAAGCGAAGTAATCAAGCTCGGTGGAAAGAATGTTACAAGAGAGTACTATTCAAACCCTTCCAGGGATACAAACACTACCTTTGACCATATGGGTGTTGTATACATTTTCACCAAGCAGGATCGGAACTACTGCATTGAAATACATTACTTCACAACAAACGACTATAACAATCAAAGCTATGTTAAGGAAATCGACGACCGTGTAGAGGATATGATGGCCAACATGGAAAATACCAAATACAACTGGTTTATATCTACATTCAACAGAATACTGAACCACCAGAGTGTTGAGTTCAATATATGAGGTGTAAAAATGGATGCAGATGAAAAAAGGTTAGTACTTAAAGATTTCAATCACCGCCTCAACAACGATCTGCAGGCGCTTTTGGCATTCATCAAGCTTCAGAAAAGATTCGGAATCGATGCAGATGAAATTATAGGTTTTTCATATGTTTCAACAGCATCAGTATCTGCAATACAGAACCTGATGTATTACTCAAATCACGAAGAAAACTTCATCTCCACTGAAAATTTCTTCAATGAATTTATAAAAATCCTAAATGACTATTATGCAAGGTCAGGAATTGAATTTGTGAATGAATCAGGTGAGGATTTCACAATACATCCGAAAAAGGCATTTCATCTGATGCTTCTCATAAACCAGATGATTTGTCTTTCAGTGTCATCATCACTGGATGGGGCATCTGATAAACGCATCAGCTTTGATTTGAAAAAATCAGGCGATGAATGTCATTTCAAATATTCTGATAGCGGTTCAGGTATTGGGGCAGTTTTTGGTGAATCTGAAATTCACGCAATGCTTTTTGACCAGCTTGTAAAGCAGATTGACGGGACTCGGAATGCTACTGATGATGATTCAAATGTTTCAATCAGCTTTGAATATCATGAACAATGATGTTATTTGATGAATGATTAATGAGAATTTTTTTTCACTTTTTTTCTATTTTTTTTGTTTTCTTCAAATATTGAAGATTTTTCCCTAGTTTTTAATGTAATTTAAATATTACCTACTACAATAATATTAATTATATACAATTTATAACTTATTTGGAGATTTTTATATGACATTTAAGAGAATTTTTTTAATATCAGTTCTTCTCTTGTTCATGTTTTTGACTGCATCGTGCGTCGGTGCAGCTGAAGACAATGCCACTGTTGGTCTATCTGACATGACAGGCGGCGAAGCGATAATTGAAGAAAATGACACTGGCGGTGGAAATGATTTAATCGGCAGTGAAGAAATAACAAATGAAAATTGGGACGACTTTAAGGACAGCTATCTTGACCCGACAGATGCCTATGAAGGATTAAACAAGTTCAGGGCTGAAAAAGGAGTATGGTGGTGGAATTCTGATGATACTACCGTAACATATTTCAATACAAATCCTGACAATCAGCTTCTTCCATTGGTAAGGGATGCTGCTTTGGAGGAAACTGCAAAAATAAGGGCAAAGGAATGTGCTGAGCTCTTTGAACATGAACGTCCTGACGGAACAGACTGTTTTACTGCATATCCTGATTATGGAGGCGGGGAAAATATTGCACGTTACTGTACTGCTGCAGGCTCTATA
Proteins encoded in this region:
- a CDS encoding response regulator — encoded protein: MISEDNGAARTILIVEDESIIALNLKYDLEDLGYDVIGVVDTGDDAIDNAVEFRPDLTIMDINLKGDINGIQAAKKILALDLAVIYLTANTDDITFNESLSTSPASSFIPKPYDINTLSKNVALAINRQSVESEKVNEARGIAKDKDAPKEETLQLEGGESELLESGDEKTDYQNYLRYADLQKKAKEEYQLSDNAIRHYKSKDPDSKEKIIVVEDEAITAMNLKYDLEDMGYEVLDTIDTGSEAIEKAEELYPDLVLMDIQLKGDIDGIEAAKEISEMGIPVVFLTANTDDDTSFKALKTAPYGYIPKPYSLQQLEMTVAVALRKHEEDIKTIIKTEDKVSEKNKELIIEKTDVAIIVGISIILIVESLIMRNVTWLQWILFIPSAIMIFLALVSLKKQDPVKEWDVPPFVTLIVPAHNEEHTIAETATSLASIDYYYNGEVNFELIVCNDGSEDRTGEVLEGLKDKFPHLKIITRVPPRSGKGKGFVLNDALEISKGDVVAVFDADAKVEPDFLNIIIPYLNDPEVQGVQARIKMYNKDENWLTYMQHVELAGFGNIVRAKDILGKAGFLGGNGQLVKKEAIYGGGGWDGFAITEDLNLSVKLMIEGYAIRYCGETWVYQEAVPTWRQLFRQRARWAIGNFETLFIYGIKIIRSPMPVFRMFGVLEHVAFYGLNMLVFFGFIVFAVNLIGWFLLHNVTIIRMDAPLIIGILSAFGFFPGAVITLSRDRVGFFKLIYGVVGYWLYCFHLIPLFFITSYQMLTRKERTWAKTVHTGDDEVEDAVGEDIPVGEIGESEALR